The DNA window GATATAAATCTGGGAATTCGTGCAAATCGGTGTCAGTCTCATTGCTGTCATCTTCGCTGTCCTTGCGACGCCGCTTGGTGCGTACAGATTGTATGCGTTCCTTGTGAAAAtcgcatatgtaaatatgctgCGCACCTGGATCACTGCTTAGCTTCAGTCGCTTCTGGGCAACTGTTTTCTGTATACGTTTACTGTAGCTGGCGTACCCGGCCGGATTTCGGCATCTTTCCATGTCATCGATAAGGCAGCATGTCTGATCAGTATGGCCGCCTCGCGAGTCCTCCTCACCGGTGCTAAATCCGTTCATGATGGCTTAATAtatagtttctttttttttttcaattgttattgctcttgttttcgttgttgttgttgctgctgctgcgtttggtCTGTATGGCGAACCACTTACGAGTAGATCTATAATTTATACCTAATATCGTGTGTTAAACTAATTGCAATGAATACACTTTGGtttattgccacacacacggAATTCAATTCATAGTTTTGCTATTTTctctgctttttgctttgctttgtgcgTTTTGTCACCCCCCGATCAAGCAGTGCTGttaacttgttgttgtcaagTAACCAAGTATCATTTCATACTTTTGCGCATATCATCTGGCACGAAATGTACCGCGAGCAGCACACTAGTAGCTTGTAGTGTAAGTGCGAGCAAGAGACAAATATGTCGGATAACTTTTGACCAGTGTGAGAAAGTGATCCTTTTATTACTAATTTGCTCCACGTCCTGTTTTTTGCCTTGAGTGCCTATAAATATGGCTTTTAATAAAAGCTATTAATTGTATTAGAATACATTGATTTTCTAAACATCCATGAtaatatgatttttttttataaatacagtATTATAGAAAAGGTTTTCGCTCTGTTAACTTAACAGAGGTTACTCGCAGGAGTTAAGATAACACCACGTAGCTAACATTTACTCGCCGAAATTGACAGGCTGTTAGCGGGCTGTtagttaacattaaaaaaattaacggTTATTCTTCTTCGCACCGTCGTTCGTGGACAACGTCTTTAATGCAGCTGCGACGaatattgttgttaactaaataattacaaaaaatcaaattgttaaCGTTAAATTCACCCGGACGTGTTTTGTGAATTAATTGACCGTGCGCGCGTCGTTCTGTGAACAAATAAGTGTAGCAATAATATTGAGAAGGTAAATTGCAAGcgcattcttttttttgtatgttttttttggtcaactgaaattgtttaaattgtgcAACACGCAACTAAGGTGTTGATACCAAAAAGCCCACACagaaacacatacatacatatgttcgTACAATAGAGGGGGCGATGCCAAACGCTGCTGCGACGGCTCAGCAAGCAGAAAATTCTCAGCAGCTTCAACAAACACCAATtggaaacacacacatacatacgtatgtacatatataagaatgtatgcatacatacagCGCAAagtatacatgtatgtatgtatgtgtacatacatatgtatgtacgtatgtatgacTGAACTGAGACGTGCTCTGTGCGTGCGTGTATTTgaaatgttatatattttttttttgttttatgtacatatgtagtaCATGATGTACACATAATAATACTGCCCACATACATTGAACGTTCGCTTGTTTCgtttattgcattattaacCAAAAGAATCGGCTCAATGAACGCGTTGCTGCGGGCTTTTCCATGCCCTTTCACATATCGATATTTTCCCATTGGCCAAAAGACAGTATGCAAAAAGGCCACGCGCCGTAATTCAAAAAAAGTGCAATGAGtgagaaaataaaactgtgCCCATTTCATACACATGAACGTACATAGCTCTACATAGAGTACATagtgcatacatacatatgtataaatgtatttacattAGATGTGATGAGGAATATGTACCTACATATCTAATTAACGTtagcctttttttttctcgtgtgtgcgtgtacatacatacatatgtatataaaagacAACAAACGAAAATAGCTGTGGATGCTGTCTCCAAAATAACAGTAAAATTCAACAAGAAAaatttgcgtgtgtgtgtgtgtgtaagagaTTTATACAGGCAGCGCGAGAGCAAGAGTAAGAGAGCCGCATGTAAATTACGGTTCCTGTGACtacgaatatatatatatatatgtatgtatgtatgtatgtgtgtgtgtgtggaaaggACACCaagccaaggcagcagcagcaacaaaaacaacaacaacagcagcacaccGCTGAAAATTTTCATGTAGGAGTTAGGCTGGCTGGATAGAAGAAggcttttggctttagcttttttcggatggagagcgagagagagagatacacGGGAAAACATAACTTTTTCAGCTGACGCTGTtatcattgttgttgcgcaGTCGCTGTGGGGGTCAGCTTCATACCAATATAAAGTTTGgtttgtcaaaaaaaaaatcaaaactcatcttaagaattaaaaacaacagaaatacatatacaaatgtatgtatgtactatgtattgttgttgttgttgttgttgttgttgttgttgtaccgTTGTCCTTGAACAGTCCAGCCTCAAAACTCCAACGAAAGCTCGgctgtatatgtatacatatgagtgtgcatgtatataaatgtgcgtgcgtgtgtgtgtgtgttgatttcATGGACAGCTCTGAATGATGTTTTTCGCTTTACTCGTTTTACAACGCGTCGCCATTCAGAGAGCATGCATTAAATATGATGCAGtcgtttgttattgttgcttggtcatgttgttgttgctgttgttgttgttttctttattattattattcccGTTGGCGCTAATCGCTAAGCCGAGAGACAATCGCCACTGCCCATCATTGCAAGCTGATGACCCGGTTATTTAAGTGGATttggttttattattattaaaatgcgcGTGCTGTGtattacatgcatatatgcatatgtatgtgtgtgcgctgaaATGACTTGagtattgaatattatttcatttatagttTTACAAAAGAGTGCAGTAGTTTTTGCTctaagtatgtatataatatgcaaatatatactatatactacacacagacacacacacacacacaaaagaaaagaaaaaaaattattgtttcgCTAACAAAAGATGACTTCGTTTAGTGCAgtcagcagcttcagctgcagtcGATTTGGTATCTGCAAACATTCAACAGCGGCAGAGTGCGTGGGAGGCTAACAGAGAacgagagagaaaaagagacCCAAAAACAGAGATAGAGCCAGAGCATGAATGCATACGcatgaaagaaagaaaaaaaaaaaaaaacattgtgCTACGAATGTGCGAAAATAATTGAGgcaagtgaaataaataaataaatgaaaataaagcattAGCAAATGGTGGAAAAGCAAAgataaaaaaacaatacaacTTGAGAACACAGCACACTGAAACAAAATTGAGAGCAcaggttgttgttgttggcgctgttGCTGTGAATATATTCtactgttgcttttgcttttgtttttgttgtacgCGCATTGCGCTAATAATAGCGGGAGCAACTactaaacaaactaaatgtaCTGAGTTCTCATGTGCGAAATTAAAATACGAAGAAAGAAAAAACGCagcggcaccagcagcagcagccgcagccgcagcctcTGTGTACATAATgtagatatatacatacatatgtatgtacatatttaaaattaaatgaaaatgtgcTTGCACTTGAGTGTAGCTAGTACATGGGGGGGGGGCGCCTATGTACACAAGTATATTAACATTCATACATAAAACAGTTTCGGGTCAATTGACTTTTAGTGTTGCGTGCACTTATACAAACActcttttggccaaaagcaaccaaaccaaaccaaaccaaaaaaaaaacccccGAAAGCTCACAAAAAGCAGTAGCAAGCCAGGACTCTCCGTCTTTGGCACgcaacaattttatgttagagtcaaaagcaaaacctaagcttacacacacacacaaacatacgtacgtaagcgagagcgagagaaagcaAGAGCATGTTCGTTTTGTGCTTTCGCGCTActcaccaaaaaaaaaaaaaaaattactggCATCATACagtcgcagccacagccagagtaCACAGCTCCCCTCACTGCCCGCGCGCCCGCTCGCTAGCCGTTGTTTCGTCACCAGGCACAGGGCACAGGCACAGTGGGCTGAagagcataaaaagcaaaagaactATGTACGttaacacaaacaaaagcgcgcaCGCGTGTGCaacatatatttaagctttagtcacatgttttttgttttgtattttgacaCCTGGTTTTGGTTCTATGTACAAATGGTAACGGTAGTGCATTTTAATAACAGGTAGTTGAAGTGCGACCATTTTCACACAAAATCCCCAAACACAATACATACAATTGCTatatctatatgtgtgtgtgtattgaacGACTACGCCTGTTGGTAATTGGTTTTTAAATGTCAATTTGAAATGAGCAATTGAAACGGCCGCGCGCTGTGCTAAACGGCAttgatttgaaatattaaGCGAGGCAGTAAAATGCAGAAATTATGCATGAGGCAATTAACTTTCAATTTTAGCCAAAATgtcaaagaaaataaaagacgTGAGCggttttaaatattcaaatgaaatcGAAATTGCAATCGAACGAAAAATCAGTTATGTCTATGTCAATGTCTGCTTAAATGTCTCGAGTACACTTGTCGTTTGCTAACTAACTAGCTAACTAACGAGCCATTTAGTATGCACGTGACGTCATGCGGgacaaaataacaacaacaacaaaaggaacAGAggaatatacatatgcatgccaTGCCTGTTGGTAATAATTGGCTATAAGCAATAAAGGCAcgataaatttaataatgtatgtacatacatatgtacatacatatacaatatgtatgtacatcacGTGCATGGaaagcagaggcagaggcGGAGCCAGAAGCAGAGGCGGCGAGAAGCTTCTAATACTTTCTTTTCGCATGACATCAGCGCTCATtcgtttgcacacacacacacacacaccgttGTGCATGTTGATTGTCCTgttatgtgctgctgctgctgcggcttttgttgttgtgcttgctgctgcgctctgctgctgtccaCATATTGCAGTTGTCGCTCGTTTGGCCGgtcgtatatacatatacgttatgtatacatacacataggcacatatgtatgtatgtagttgtATGCCGATCAGAGATGTAGTACTGCCtctctattattattattgttattttctaGAGGCAGCAACAGgacacacgcactcacaacaacaacaacgacgacgacttCATAATGACCGCCTaacttatttacatacatgtgtatgtgtgtatgctaTGTGCatatgcctgtgtgtgcgtgtgtgggttCGTGCATGCGCCTCGCTTGTCAGGCTTTTTGCCAGCAAAGCCAACAGCGGTCAGGGTTGACTTTTGGCCCCCCTTTCCAACACTCcccacacaacaaaaaaaaaaaaagaaagatgatgatgatgaagaagcagcaaagcaactgAAATGAAGTGCGCCCAAGCCAAACCAAGCAATGTTTGAAGCTTAAGCTCGCCTCAGCTCAGCCAGCCTAGTACTTCGCTTTTATCCTTATTGGCATTGCCTTGCAGTATAATAAGAAAAGCAATGGGCGCCTCGGCCATGGCCACGTACTCtcctatatacatacatatgtacatacataaatgtacatacatatgcacatatgtatgtttgtatgcatgtacatgCTGTTATATGTACTGGGAATCGATAAAGCATGCTTATTTGCTTACGATTtcgtattttgttgttatttaatgCAGCATGCCTTaaaattatgtgtgtgtgtgtgcgtgtgtgcattAATACATACTAACTgtcatacatatttacatatacgCCTGTCACAGGTCAAAACAAATGCTCTCGCGCCCCGTGAAAAGCTCTGCTGCGACTCTGCCTGCTTCTTGTATGGCTGCTagctgtatatttatttgtatgtgtatgtgtatgtgtgtgtatgtattcaACTCGAGATTAGCTTCCGGTGGGGATACAAATCATCTCTCGCTTCACTGCtcaagttataaatattaaatatttaaaagcgcACTCTTGTACAATCTTCCCTCCcactctttctctcgctcgcGCGCGCGTACCCTTTATAAGGCAAGCCATAACCTTTTGGCTCCCTTTTCGCATTGTGCTCTCGCCCCCGCCCATTCTCTTGTTCTCGTGTGCAAGCATCATTTGGAAGCCCTTTCACTTTCAGCTCGCGCTTCAAACAGCTGCTTGTCCATTTCAaacctctctctctccccccCCCACTCTTTCgcttttgcttcattttcCTTCTAGCACTTGCTCTGTAGCCTTTTATTATACTCCCTCTGCCGCCTTGAACGAACGCATTGTGTATCTCGTTACAATTACTTTGCGCacagtcgcacacacacacacacacagtttacACTGCTGTCCATAAAAGTCATAACAGCATTGCTGTTTCGCCTACCACAAAAACCTTTCTCGGCCCCAACACAGCACAAAACTTTTCTTCTGCACTAAGCGTTTAGACTTGGGCTAAAACTTTTACCCCaacataaatgtattttgttgtacaagttataaactttttgtaaaattgttaagcaacagcagctgcaactttgaGCGTAATCCATGCAAAAGCGAAAGAAAgaattatgtatgtgtgtgtgcagtttgcattttttatgacCGCCACTGTATCGAGTGCAAAGTTATGTATatgcgcatgtatgtgtggcGAGTTTTATGCTTGTTACATTTTTGCGCTTCCCAGCATGACTTTGctcccacccacacacacaactccAAATTGCGTGTGCAGTATTCTCAATGACACGACTCTCCAgccgcgcgctctctttcagTCTCCCACgcaccgcagcagcagcagcagcaacaataatacctgtgtgtgtgtgtatgtacttTGCTTACGACATTCGCATGCagcccccacacacacacacaaacacacagttATGTATTACAGTTAAACCTTCGGGCGTACAtagctcttttttttatattatttagtaattgagtatcaatttttattgacttttatTATCTATTGACTAGTGTTTACATCagctggtttttgttttggcttgaGCTTTAGGACTTTAGAACAgattaatgcatttgctaatttcacaaaatattaatagaacacgcacaaatacaaaatattagtACAACAAACATTATAACATTGCCAGCAATATATAATAACGGTCTATAAATTCCAACGTTAATAAAGGACATGACATATAGAGAGGGTATCACATATCTCCCCTCTCTATACACACTctacatacaaaatatgcGTATACATACTTTGTTGGCTAATTGCAGGGggggcaacaaaaaaaaaagaacacaaCTCAGCCAACAAACGAACAAAAACTGTAAAACAGAAACCGAAATTAGGTCGCCATCGCCATATCATCTGTCTGTACACCCAACCTCCCCCCGCCTTTCTTAGCCATGCCCCCCCATCCCCTCAGCGACTGCTGCAAGTAGAAtacaattgccaaaaataatttcctCAGCgcgacaacaaaaaataaatcaaataaatgcgAGTAAATGCCGCATGGtgaaaccaaaaacaaaataaaataaatcgcGTAAAGTgagaaaagtaaaagcaaaaaaaaaactatttgacTTATTGGAGCagacagcagcgcagtcgtTAGAGTCCAAGCTGTCactcaaagcaaaagaaaaaataaatgaatcaAATGCGAAAatactaaatgcaaattaaacagcaagagtcaatttaagcaaaaagtatatAAGTATTGCTTACACTtcatttaatgtaattttattttattattattctcttgctgttaaattatgctgcaaaatatcaattgtattgtattctctgtgtgtgtgtgtgtgtgtgtgtgtgtgtgtgtggtggtggggggcagcagctaaagtttaaatacaataaacgTAAACTTAACTATTTTGTGCTTTCTCTTGGAAGGGCAACATTCAACACCCAGCACATACGATGTAgatacaatatataatatatatataaatatattcatcaTACAGCACTAGGCAGCAAATTCCTGTAGGTATATTAAGCTTCTGAATTTTGagaaattgcatataaaattgccttttgattaaattgaaattaaagctaagTTGACAAGCTTCgacttgtatttaaataaatgtgcaacaatgttttaaaaataaaaaagttgccCAGTAAAAGATTTTATTAGGGACTGCAAATAATAGTTatgagtttaaaaaaaattgagccTTGGAGGAGGGTGGGAAAAATACacataacttattttttttacggCATATTCggcataaattttttgtattaaaattcttattattagattatatatattgttcgATATTTGACATAGGTTCTTTGGTTAAAAAGATATTTCAGTTCAATTCTTATGATAAAAACTAAtacgtatttattttcaatttttaatttattattatatgaaaataatcaattatttttaatacttaaattaattttaataaaaaaaataaattgtttaataaaattaaaaagtgttttatataataagtgttttatattttaattttactctGGATTTTATCGGTTATTTTTCAGTACAATTTCTTTCTAAATCGACTGCCGTACGCACTTTATTAAACAAACGCCGCACTCCctagaatatttaataatctgactcaagcagctgcagtttatgCTATGACTGGCATGGATTGGATAATAGCTCATCAATTATGAGttcaattattcaaattgGTCAGTCAATTGTTAGCTCCACTGATTATAATTGCCAAGTGTCTAATCGCGGGTGGAACTAGGGACGGGAGCCTAGTTTTAATCTCTGAGCctaattattgaatttaatagaaataaaatacaaatttttaactttaaaactttgcgcgtgtaaataattcaatgcatttatattaagtatatagCAATAgtgttaatttaatagcaGACTATTATTCGCTGCTGGGCAAGCATATACTATAATTATATCAAACTTTTTTCCAACAAACTTTGTTGACGAaactgtttttcttttctttgctggCTTTCAAAAAATGTTTCTGGGTCAAATGCATAGAGAAAGGACTCGCTTTTTAAATCGATTTTAAACTGAGTGTGTactaacatatacatatatgtatatatacttttttgtttgttagtgcGCTTAGACGTCAAAGGATTGCCCGGAAAATTGGCACGGCCGTAAAATGCGTTTGCGTGTAAAGTGTTTTTAGTTTGctcgttttatttgttgcttggctAGTTAGTTGTTACTCTTTTTTCacataatttttgctgcttgcttagacttaattattataattaattggcAAGAAAAGGCGACGCCAaggagcaacaagaacaacagttAAAGCATAACCAacgttaaacaaaataaaagaataataaGCGAATACGCTGCTTCGACACGCAACGTGCAGCACGCTGCACAGTGtggcaaaaacagcaaaaaattaaaagaaaagaaaagaactttttaaattgttgagcTTAGCctgagaaaataaaaacaagagaACAAAGCACAGGCGATTTTAGTACAACGCTGCACAGTGtgacaaaattacaaaatgaaaagaactgtttaaattgttgagcTTAGCTTGaggttgaaaataaaacaaagtacaAGCGTTTTGAAGCGCAGTTCTTGGTGCcactgtgcacacacacacacactcactctctctttctctaacTATCTCTGTCTTAGCCAAACCACtaagccagcaacaaagcgTGCCCGGTTTTTGCtgaataatttgcaatttaaaactgtttctgtttttttctttttgtttactttatgctCTGCTCTATTCTCTGTTTTCTCTCTATGACgcttttgcgtgtgtgtgtgtgtgtttgcgcaTGTGCTCAAGTATTGGTGCGCTCAAGCGCCCAAAAGCGCTTTAGCCaaacaacaggcaacagccaaatacaaaagcaacagtttCAATGAGACCTTTCAACAATGCTCGAGaacataaaacagaaaaaaacaaaaacaagcataacaacaattgtttaaatattacattGCATGTTAATtctacatacatgtgtgtgtgtgtgtgtgtgtaaatgtaaaattatgcaaatgcattgttAACAACGCTTGTTATTGTCACTGCGATAAATGTTTGATATGATTATGACCCAAACCCCACTCACACACCACCCACCCCCCATTCATTTGCATAGAATTCACTTCAAAAGAAATTCAAGCAAatctaattaatttgctttcatttgcgAGAACTGATTTGCAATAACTCTGACTTCGTCGGAAtgtcaatttaatataattaacgtataaaaaaaaaacacagcatGACAGCATTTTGCGTTGTTACACTTTGCAAATATTCGCAACATTTTGATTaacccaaccccaaccccttCCCCCACCACCCCcgccaaatatttgcaatggAATTTTGTGTAGCAATTgtacaaaagaaattaagaGCGGCAaccattttaaaaattgttaattgtccGTCAGCAAGACAAGTCGAGTCGTCCTTGTACTTTAATTCAAACTATATGAGAATCAATTAGAATCTAATTAGATTTTGTATATCCAATTAGCCTTGTCTTCGCGCttgttaaacaacaaattatgattcatagcaaaaagcaattgcaTATTATTGATATAAACATATGCAATTCATTTGTTATTTCCATATATATTCATTATTCATTCAGAATATTGAATTGCAGTCAATATTTCCAGCTAGATTCTGTCtaaaaattagctaaaattGGCTAGTCACTGCTATTTTCCTGCTAAGCTTGGCGGGAAAAATAGttttagtataaaatattctatattttaCATTGTTTTTTCCAATCCTAatgattaaaaattcaattcacatACACAAGTTTTGTAACTTAAAgttacaattatatttattattaatctgGATTTATGGCTAAAAGCTATTTTGTATGCTTTCTATTTGAAATATGCTAGATCTAGCCGCAAAATCGCTAAACTGGCAACACTGCTTGCCAATAATATAGCTAGAAGCTGCCCCAATTATTTGACTACCTTTGCCACTTAGCGTGCTTTCACTGTAGCTCAACATTtctatgatttttttttacagaaaatgtataaatacatttcgctgaattttaatatgaaacaaattcggggtaaatgcaaaattgattttatgtcCATGATAAAAACGTTGCGACGACTTTTAACTCTGTACTGtgaatttgttaatattaaaaacaatttgttgcttgaatACTTTTGGCTTTCGGTTGCTGTGTGGGTGGCTGTAtccacaatttttataatttgttttttaatacacGTAGACAAACAACAGATATGTAGCTATAGCTAAAGATATAGTATACATATTGTTCTTTGCACATTGTTTGCGTAATGCTAACAACAAGTGTgactgttgtcgttgttgtttggGTTTCAGACCTGCTGTGTAGGCGTagatagaaaaaaaaacaaaaacaaaaacaataaaaaaaaaagtatagaaAAGCTGTTGCGGGACAcagttttaattagtttgccacattttgcaaatagttaaacaacaaatagcatATTGCCACTTTAATTAGTTGCGCACATTGTTGCGTCAATATTTAAGAAGTTCAAATGAAATGAGTGtcgaaattatttgcatttattatagctttaattttatgactTGCTACTAGACAACAAggaaatgcatatatatatagtatatatatattctaagTAGTGCAACCAAAAATAAGtaaagcaatgaaaatgaaatgaaatgaattttcatGCCACACCACACACAGAAATTGTTTTCTTCTATGCTTCAGCGCCAGCGCCCCAGCTTATGTCAAAGTATTTTGAGAAATTGTTGTGTCTTCTCTTAATTTGcacgcaatttattttattttgtgttttgtgtttagcaaacaaaaagcaaagctgccTGAAACACAAAATAGCTcaacagtcagtcagtcagtcagtcagttgacTTGTTCAATTTGAAATCGAAAGAGTTGCATATGCTATTTAGCACTTATATACGAAAATGCATGTCACCAAATGGAATTTAATTATCcgttcaaattgcatttaattacgAAACCGGTTGGGTGGGGGCCCATTTCGAAATGCCGGTTTAGCCTGTCACACACACTCGCTTTGGCGCTGATAACTAACAGTTCATTATAGTTTGTAAACCCACAAAAGATAAATCAATAAACGTCCCAAGCTAAAGGAATCAATAGTAACTCCCACCCACTGAGCTCTGTACAAATTATAGAGCAAGTCTGAATtccaaatatatattgttaaagtAATAAAGATACCTTATGTAATATATACGCATTAGGGTGTCTCGTTCTAATAACTGtacaaattttacaaaataattaaatatacgaAGAATTCTGACAATATTTCcaaaattagaaattaaaattaagttcgATAATGTATTGAATGCAACTTGTTACTTGTCTTCAAAATCAgctcaaattaataaagtcGGACAATATTTCcaaaattagaaattaaaattaagttcgAAGTAAAGTTCgaaaatgcaacaaactaattaaaatcatttgaaAATCGTTATCGAAGAGTTCAAAAGctgaaattaattcaaattaagttGGAATGAAAATTCGAAAATGTACGTACAATTTTTTTCcttattgaatttcattatTGAATGTCACTTTTTACTTCCACAAAATCCTTGGATAATTGAATCGAAAATCgatttagaaaaataaaaaagagctgaaatatttattttttagctattcTAGTACGTGAATTTCGAAATTAAGATTAAGTTGGAGAATGTTAAACGAGCTCACAGTAATCAAAAATCGAATTTCGAAatcgaaaaattaaaaattcagcaataaattgtaaattttcttCAACTATCAAATCGAGCTACCCTAAGTCACATGTGTAGTTTGAAACTATAGTATAGAGTTTAATTCATAGTCGCAGTCGCTTTGTTAATagtctgtttgtttttttcgctTCAATTTCGCATTTCGAATTGAGGTTAATAACTATGggagttaaatttattgcaactgTCAATGCGCATATCCATTTTTATTTCCATTAAATGTCCGGCTTGTGCCTCAATTTGGGA is part of the Drosophila busckii strain San Diego stock center, stock number 13000-0081.31 chromosome X, ASM1175060v1, whole genome shotgun sequence genome and encodes:
- the LOC108605698 gene encoding histone deacetylase complex subunit SAP30 homolog; this translates as MNGFSTGEEDSRGGHTDQTCCLIDDMERCRNPAGYASYSKRIQKTVAQKRLKLSSDPGAQHIYICDFHKERIQSVRTKRRRKDSEDDSNETDTDLHEFPDLYQLHVSTLRRYKRHFKVQTRQGMKRAQLADTIMKHFKTIPIEETEIITFFVYMVKMGSNKLDQKNGIGNDTT